The following proteins are co-located in the Lepisosteus oculatus isolate fLepOcu1 chromosome 9, fLepOcu1.hap2, whole genome shotgun sequence genome:
- the kiss1ra gene encoding KISS1 receptor a has translation MLRNKSRMTFPTEMINITELSINITDVNGSLEKTEEGSPPFLTDAWLVPLFFSLIMLVGLVGNSLVIYIISKHRQMRTATNFYIANLATTDIIFLVCCVPFTATLYPLPGWIFGDFMCKFVAFLQQVTVQATCITLTAMSGDRCYATVYPLKSLRHRTPRVAMLVSICIWIGSFILSTPIIMYQKIQEGYWYGPRLYCLEKFPSKMHEKAFTLYQFLAVYLLPLLTISLCYYFMLKRVGKPVVEPVDNNYQVQVLSERTVAMRSKISKMVVVIVLLFTICWGPIQLFILFQSFYPNYKANYATYKIKTWANCMSYANSSINPIVYGFMGVSFRKSFKKAFPFLFRRKVRDGSVTSGTGNAEMKFIETDVTQNEGK, from the exons atgttaCGGAATAAGAGCAGGATGACGTTTCCAACAGAGATGATCAATATCACCGAACTATCAATAAACATCACTGATGTGAACGGTTCTTTGGAGAAGACAGAGGAGGGTTCTCCTCCATTTCTCACAGATGCCTGGCTGGTTCCGTTGTTCTTTTCTCTCATCATGTTGGTGGGACTCGTTGGAAACTCATTAGTCATATACATAATATCCAAACACAGACAGATGCGAACAGCCACCAACTTCTACATAG CAAACCTGGCTACCACTGACATAATATTCCTGGTGTGCTGTGTCCCCTTTACTGCCACTCTTTACCCTCTGCCGGGCTGGATCTTTGGAGACTTTATGTGCAAATTTGTTGCCTTCCTACAACAG GTTACAGTCCAGGCTACCTGTATCACTCTCACAGCAATGAGCGGTGATCGCTGTTATGCTACAGTATACCCTCTGAAATCCTTACGTCATCGCACACCCCGGGTTGCAATGCTTGTTAGCATCTGTATTTGGATTG GGTCCTTTATTCTCTCAACACCTATCATCATGTATCAGAAGATCCAGGAAGGGTACTGGTATGGGCCCAGACTCTACTGCTTAGAAAAGTTCCCATCAAAGATGCATGAGAAAGCCTTCACTCTGTATCAGTTCCTGGCTGTCTACCTCCTGCCTCTTCTCACGATTTCCTTATGCTACTACTTCATGCTCAAGAGGGTTGGGAAACCAGTGGTCGAGCCTGTAGACAACAATTACCAG GTCCAGGTGCTTTCGGAGAGAACTGTGGCCATGAGAAGCAAAATCTCCAAAATGGTGGTAGTAATCGTCCTGCTTTTCACTATTTGCTGGGGGCCCATTCAGCTGTTCATACTATTCCAGTCTTTCTATCCTAACTACAAGGCCAACTACGCCACCTACAAGATTAAGACGTGGGCCAATTGTATGTCTTATGCCAACTCATCCATCAATCCCATTGTCTATGGCTTCATGGGTGTTAGCTTCCGCAAGTCTTTCAAGAAagcctttcctttccttttcagaCGTAAGGTGAGGGATGGCAGTGTGACCTCAGGGACAGGGAATGCAGAAATGAAGTTTATTGAAACAGATGTTACCCAAAATGAAGGGAAATGA